From the genome of Longispora fulva:
GCCAGCTGTCCGGCGGCCAGCAGCAGCGGGTGGCGATCGCCCGGGCGTTGGCCATGGAGCCCAAGGTGATGCTGTTCGACGAGCCGACCAGCGCGCTGGACCCCGAGCTCGTCGGCGAGGTGCTCGACGTGATGCGGGACCTGGCCGCCTCGGGCATGACGATGATGGTCGTGACCCACGAGATCGGCTTCGCCCGCGAGGTGGGCGACTCGCTGGTGTTCATGGACGGCGGCGTCATCGTCGAGGCCGGCAATCCCCGCGAGGTGCTGGCCAACCCGCAGCACGAGCGCACCAAGGCGTTCCTGTCGAAAGTTCTGTAAAACATCATCTGGTACGCCGTGCCGCCCCGCCGTTGTTCGCAGCGCGCGGGGCGGCACGGGTTTTGTCGGGGGCGGCGACTAGGCTGTCGGGCGTGAAACGGCTGCTGCTCCTCGACGGACACTCGCTGGCATACCGGGCGTATTTCGCGCTGCCGGTGGAGAACTTCGCGACCACGACGGGGCAGCCCACCAACGCTGTCTTCGGGTTCACCTCGATGCTGATCAACCTGATCCGCGACGAGAAGCCGACCCACGTCGGGGTGGCCTTCGACGTGTCCCGCCGCTCCTTCCGCACGGAGCAGTACGAGGAGTACAAGGCCGGCCGGTCGGAGACGCCGAACGAGTTCAAGGGCCAGGTCTCCCTCATCCACGAGGTGCTCACGGCCCTCGGCGTGACGTATGTGGAGATGCCCGGCTTCGAGGCCGACGACATCCTGGCGACCCTGTCCACCAGGGCGGTGGCCGACGGCTTCGAGGTGCTGATCGCCAGCGGTGACCGCGACTCGTTCCAGCTGGTCAACGACAAGGTCACGGTGCTCTACCCGGTCAAGGGCGTCTCCGTGCTCAACCGGTTCGACCCGGCGGCCGTCGAGGCGAAGTACGGCGTGGCCCCCGACAGGTATCCGGACCTGGCCGCCCTCGTCGGGGAGGACTCCGACAACCTGCCGGGCGTGCCCGGGGTCGGTCCGAAGACCGCCGCCAAGTGGATCAATCAGTACGGCGACCTGGACACCATCATCGCCCGGGTCGACGACATCAAGGGCAAGGTCGGCGACAACGTCCGCGAGCACCTGGCGTCCGTGATCCGCAACGCCAGCCTGAACAAGCTGATCCGCACCCTCGAGCTGCCCTGCGGCCCCGACGACCTCACCTGGTCCGGCGGCGACCCGCAGGAGATCGACCAGGTCTTCGACACCCTGCAGTTCCGGGTGCTGCGCGAGCGCCTCACCGGCATCCTCGGCTCGGACCAGCCGGAGTCCGCCGACGCCATGGCCAGCCTCGACGGCACGGTGCTCGGCTCCGGCGAGGTCGCGGCCTGGCTCGCCGCGCTCGGCCCGCAGACCGCCGGCGTCGCGCTGGCCGGCACGTTCGGCCGGGGCACCGGGAGCATCGACGCCATCGCGGTGTCCGGGCCCTCGGCCTCGGCCTGGTTCGCCACCGCCGGGCTCGATCCGGCCGACGAGGCCGCCGTCGCCGCCTGGCTGGCCGACCCGGCCCGCCCGAAGGCCCTCCACGACCAGAAGCCGGCCCTGTGGGGCCTCGCCGCCCACGGCTGGCAGCTGGCCGGGCTGACCATGGACACCGCCCTGGCGGCGTATCTGGCCCGCCCCGACGCCCGCAACTACGACCTGGCGGAGCTGTCCCGGCGCTACCTGGGCCGCGACCTGCGCACCGACGAGCCCGCCAACGGCCAGCTCACCCTCGACGGCCTGGGCGCGGACTCCGACGACGAGGCCAACGGGCTGATGCTGCGCGCCGCCGCGACCCGCGAGCTCGCCGAGACCCTCAGCGGGGAGCTCGCCGGCCAGGGCGCCGCCGGTTCGCTGCTGGCCGACCTGGAGCAGCCCCTCGGCGTGCTGCTCGCCGGGCTGGAGGGCGCGGGCATCGCCGCCGACACGGAGTATCTGTCCGAGCTGGAGGCGCACTTCGCCGCCGAGGTGAAGTCGGCGGCCGAGCTGGCGTACTCGGTGGCGGGGCGCGAGTTCAACCTCGGCTCGCCGAAGCAGTTGCAGCAGCTCCTCTTCGACGAGCTGGGCCTGCCGAAGACCAAGAAGATCAAGACGGGGTACACGACGGACGCCGACGCCCTGCAGGGCCTGTTCGAGAAGACCCAGCACCCGGTCCTCGAACACCTGCTCCGGCACCGCGACGTCGCCCGGCTCAAGTCCACTGTCGAGGGCCTGCTCAAGAGCGTCTCCGACGACGGCCGGATCCACACCACCCTCAACCAGACGGTCGCCGCCACCGGCCGGCTGTCGTCCACGGATCCGAACCTGCAGAACATCCCGATCCGCACCGAGGAGGGCCGCCGGATCCGCCGCGCCTTCATCGTCGGCGCGGGCTACGAGACCCTGCTGACCGCCGACTACAGCCAGATCGAAATGCGGATCATGGCGCACCTCTCCGAGGACGCCGACCTGATCGCCGCGTTCCAGTCCGGCGAGGACCTGCACACCACGGTCGCCCGCAAGGTGTTCGAGACCGACGAGGTCACCCCGGAGCACCGCCGCCGGATCAAGGCCATGTCCTACGGCCTCGCCTACGGTCTGTCCGCCTACGGCCTGTCCCAACAGCTCGGGATCAGCCCCGGCGAGGCCCAGGTCCTGATGGACGGCTACTTCGAGCGCTTCGGCGGCGTCCGCGACTACCTGCGCGAGATCGTCGTGAAGGCCCGCGCCGACGGCTACACGGAGACCCTCCTGGGCCGCCGCCGCTATCTGCCCGACCTGAACAGCGACAACCGCCAGCGCCGCGAGATGGCCGAGCGGATGGCCCTCAACGCCCCCATCCAGGGCACCGCGGCCGACATCATCAAGGTGGCGATGCTGCGGGTCGATCAGGCCCTGCGCGCGGAGGGTCTGGCGTCGCGGATGCTGCTCCAGGTGCACGACGAGCTCATCTTCGAGGTGTCGCCGGGCGAGCAGGGGCCGTTGGAGGCGGTGGTGCGCCGGGAGATGGGCGCGGCGCATGAGCTGGCCGTGCCGTTGGAGGTGTCGGTGGGGGCCGGCCGGGACTGGTCGGAGGCTGGCCACTAGCGCGTGACCTGGCGGTTGGCGGGACGTTGGTGCCGGGTCGCTGTCGCGTTCATGCGGCAGCGCTCATGAGGGTCGGCGTCGCGGGCTCGGCGGCAGCGGGTTCCGCGGCAGCGGGCTCGTCCCGGGGGCCGAAGCGGGCCACCGCCAGCCCCGCCAGCCCGGTCGCCGCGGCCAACGGGATCCACAGGACCGCCGGGGCCACCCCGAACAGCGTCGTCAGCACGGCCGGCGCCAGCGCCTTGCCGAGTCCGGTCGACAGCTCCCACCGGGCGAGCGCCCGACCGAGCCGCCCCGGCTGGGCCGCGGCGATGACGAGCGCCGTCCCGGTACCGGAATAGAGGATCTCCGCGACGGTGTACACGACGCCGAACAGTGCCACCCCGACCGCGCCACCGAGCCCACCCAGCGCCCCCGCGCCGAGAAAGCCCAGGTAGGCGACGGCGAACCCGAGCCCGGACAGTCCGAACACGCTCCGCCGGGACCGGTGCGCCAGCCGGACGACCAGGGGTACCGACAGCACGACCACGAGCACCGTGTTGCCGATGAAGACGGCCCCCGGCCAGGCGGCGCTGCTGCCCAACTGCTGGAGGAAGACGGCGGGAAGGGCGACCTCGAGTACGTCGAACAAGAGCGCGAACGGCAGGTTCCCCACGAACAACACCAGGAACGCGGCCCGCCCGGCCGGCGCGGGCGCAGCCTCCCTGGTCACGGCCCCTGACCCGGGTGCGGTCCCCGCGCAGGCCACCACCGGCGAGGACTCCGGCACAGACACGGCACCGACCAACGAAGGCACCCGCATCGACGCCACCAGCAGCCCCGCCGCCACGAACCCCACCCCACTCACCACAGCCAACCCCCGCAACGCGCCAGCCCCGCCCGCCAACGTCACGGTCGCGATCAGCGCCCCCACCCCGAGCCCGGCGTTCCGGACGGCCCGACCGGCGCTGAGCGCGACGTCCCGATGCCGCCCGGCCACCAGCGCGGTCACCACGGCGGCGTGCGCCGGCGGCCAGGTCTGGGTGCCGAGGCTGAGCAGGACCGCCGCGGCGAGGAAGGTGCCGAGCGAGTCGGACGCCAGCAGGACGACCACGCCGAGCGCCCGGACCAGCAGGGCGCCGATGACGGGCCACCGGCCCCCGGCGCGGTCGATCCACCGGCCGGACAGCGGGATGGCGGCCAGTCCGACGAGGAGGCCGACGGTCATGGCCGCGCCGGTGGGCACGAGACCGAGGTCGAGGACGCGCAGGCCGTACAGCAGCATGAACGGGCGGAGCAGGCCGGCGCCGACGGCGTCGACGAGGAGGGCTGCGGAGTACCGGCGACTGCCGCCGACGGCCACCAACGCGTGGAGTCTCATGCCGGCCACCGTGACCGCCGTCGGCGGGGGTCCGGCAGCCGCTTGACGATCTTCGTCAACTCCGGTCGGGCGTTCCCGGCGGGGCTGGGAGGATCACGGGGTGACCCTGACGATCGAACTGGGGCCGGATCCGCAGGTCGCGTTCGGGCCGTCGCCGCTCGGCGAGCTGATCGGCGCGCTGCACGTGCTGAGCGACCCGGCGCACCACCCGACGCAGCATGCCTGGGCCGCGGCCGTGGCGGCGACGTTGCCGGCGGACCTGGCGGACCGGATCGACGCGGCGAGTTTCCTGTGGCAGGTGGGCAGGGCGGATTTCCTGGTACCGTCCGCGATCCGCGCCACCCTCGCCGAGGACCTCGACGACCTGGACGCGCTCGACGACGACACGTTCCTGTACGCCGCGTTCATCCCGGCCTGCGGGGCGGACCGCCGCACCCGCCGCACCCGCCCCTCCCCGGTAAGCCGCGCGCCCGCCGCCGGACACCAGACCGATCCGACGGGTACCGCGCCACCCGCCACCCGTCACCCGACGGTCACCACGCGAGTGCCAGGCTCCGGCCGCCCGGCGGACCAAGACCCGCCCGGACCCACCACGAGCCACCCGGCCATGCCGCACCCCGGCCTCTCCGACCCGACGATCGCGCCGACTCCCGACCTCCCGGGTCCGACGGCCGCCCCGGACCGGTGGGCGGCCGAGATCTGGGCCATGACCCGCGACCGCGCCCGCGAGCTGTCCCGCGCCCGCGGCCCGGCCCAGTCCGAGTTCGTCGAACGTCTCCTCACGGACCTGCCGGGCCTGCGCGCCTGGCTGCGCCGCCTCTTCGAGGACTGCGAGTCGGCGTTCTTCGGCGAGGCGTGGCGGCAGGTCCGGGTCCGGCTGATGTCCGACGCCCGGGACAAGTCCGAGCTGTTCCGCCGCAGGGGGCTCGCCGCGGCCGTGGCGGCGATGTCGCCGGCGCTGTCCGTCCGGGGCACGAGGCTCCTGATCGACAAGCTGCGGGTCAGTACGGCCTCCGCCGTCGACGCCGGCATCACCTTCGCCCCGACGGCGTTCGGCTGGCCGCACCTGGTGATCTCCGACGAGCCGGGCTGGCGGCCGGTGGTGCAGTACCCGGTGGCGCCGGAGGCGGTCGTGCCCCTGGATCTGGTGCGCCGGCGGATGGAAGCTCTGGCGAATCCGGCGAGGATGCGGCTGTGCTGGCTGCTGGCCCGGGGGGCGCACACGACGGGGGAGCTGGCCGACGCCTGGCAGTTGACCGCTCCGGAGGTGTCCCGGCACCTGGCGGTGCTGCACAGGGCCGGGTTGTTGGAGAAGGAGCGGCGGGGCCGGTACACGTTGCACAGGTTGGATCTGGCGGCGGTCGGCAGGCTGGGTTCGGATCTGGTGGAGGCACTGCTCCGGTAGTTATTCAAGAAGTCTTGTGCAACTAAAGTTGCGCAACTAATCTTGTGCACATGGCAGAGCAGACGACGCCGATCCAGGACCCCTCGGTCCTCAAGGCGGTCACCCACCCGCTGCGGATGCGCCTCTACGGCCTCCTCAACACCTTCGGCCCCTCCACGGCCAGCACCCTCGCCGAGCGGGTCGACCTGGCCGTCGCCAAGGTCAGCTACCACCTGCACCAGCTGGCCAGGTTCGGCTTCGTCACCGAGGCCCCCGAGCTGGCCCGCGACGGCCGCGAGCGGTGGTGGCGCGCGGTCCCCGGCGGGATCAGCTGGAACGAGGGCGACTTCCCGGCCGGCAGCGAGGGCCGCGCGATCTCCGAGGCCGTCACGGCCGACACGATCCGCCGCCGGTTCCAGCTCCTCGACGACTACCTGAAGAGCCAGGACGCCTGGTCGGAGGAGTGGCGCGACGCCGCGTGGAGCACCAACGGCCGGATCCGGGTCGACCGGGCCGAGCTGGCGGAGTTCACCGCGGAGCTCGCCGAGCTGTTCCGCCGCTGGGGTGCCCGGCCGGTCGACGAGACCGACGACCGCCAGTTCGTGTACCTGTTCGCCCACGCCTTCCCCTACGTCCCATGACCGCCGTCGTCGAGGCGCGCCCGCGACGCGCCGCCTACCGCAACCCCACCTTCCTCGGCTGGCTCGCCGGCTACTGGCTGTCCCTGGTCGGCGACCAGATCTACTTCATCGCGTTCGCCAACGCGGCGGCCCACCTGGGTGACCCGCTGCTGACCAGCGTCGTGTCGATGGCCAGCTCGATCCCGCGTGCGATCCTGATGCTGTTCGGCGGCGCGCTCGGCGACCGGGTCGGCCTGCGCAAACTCATGCTGATCTCCGACGCGTTCCGGGTGCTCGTGATGGCGGTCGCGGCGTTCGCCGGCCTGGGTGGCACGTCGATGTGGCTGCTCGTCGGGGCCGCGCTGGTGTTCGGGGCGGTGGACGCGGCGTACATGCCGGCGGTCACCGCGCTGCCGGCCCAGATCCTGCCGGGGGAGCAGTTGCCGGCCTCGGTGGCCGCCCGCCAGCTCGCCAACCGGTGCGCCCTGCTGCTCGGCGCGCCGCTCGGCGGCCTGCTGGTCGCGGTGGGCGGCTTCCCGCTCGCGTGCGGCCTCAACGCCGTCAGCTTCGCCGTCTCGGTCGCCATCCTGGCGAAGATCAAACCACAGTTCGAGTCGGGGGTACGCGACCCGAAGCCCCGCCGCGACCTCCTCGCCGAGGTGGGCGACGGTCTGCGGTTCGTGATCGGCCAGCCGGTGCTCCGCGGCGTGTTCCTGGTGCTCACGACCCTGGAGTTCTGTGTGACCGGCCCGGTCAACCTCGCGGTGCCGCTGCGCTCGGTGGCGGAGGGCTGGGGCTCGGCCGGTCAGGGCTGGATGCTCGGCTCGCTCGGGGTCGGCGGCGCGGCCGGGGCCCTGCTGGTGATCGTGGCGAAGAGGTGGTCCCGGCCGGTCACGATCGGGCTGTGGGTGATGCTGGTCCAGGCGGTCGGCGTGGTCCTGGTCGGCTACGGTCCGACCCTGCCGACCGTGTGCGCGGCCATGGTGGCGATCGGCGCGTCGGGCGGCGTGGCCGGCTCCCTGCTCGGTGGGGCGACCCAGTCCCTGATCCCCGACGGGTACCGGGCCCGGGTCGGCTCCATCTTCGTCCTCCAGGGCATGGGCCTGGTACCCGTCTCGTTCACGCTCTTCGGCCTGCTCGGCACGGCCGTCGGAGTCCCCGCGGCGTGCGCGGTGTGCGGGGTGCTGATCGCGGCCTCGGTCGCGGCGGCCTTCACCCTGCCGGCCATCCGCCGCACCTGACCGGGCCCGCTACCCCGGTTTGGCGGTCACGTAGATCGCCGTACCGGGGAAGATCTTCCCCCGCAGCGGGCTCCACTGGCCCCACTCCTGGGTGTGGCCCTCCGGCCACTCCGGCTCGACGAGGTCCACCAGCGTCAGCCCGGCCGCGACGATCTCCCGGACCCGGTCCCCGAGCGTCCGGTGGTGCTCCACATACGTCGGCACCCCGTCGGTGTACTCGACATACGGCCGCCGGTCGAAGTACGAGTGGATCGCCACCAATCCGGCCTCGCCCGGATCGTCCGGAAAGATCCATCTCATCGGGTGCGTGACGGAGAACACCCACCGGCCCCCGGGGCGCAACACGCGGGCCGCCTCGCGCATCACGAGCGCCGAGTCCGTGACGAACGGAACGGCCCCGAAAGCGGTGAAGATCACATCGAACACGCCGTCGCGGAAGGGCAGGCACTCGGCGTCGGCGAGGGCGAGTGGGATCCGTACCCCTGAATGCTCGTTGCCCGCCACGGCGTGCCGCAACATGCCGGCGGACAGGTCGGTGGCGACCACCTCTGCGCCCTGGGTGCGCAGCCACCGCGAGCTGGAGGCCGATCCGCAGCCGATCTCCAGGATCCGCTTCCCGGCCACCGGGCCGAGCAGTCCGGCATCGGCCTCGGTCAGTCCCTCGGGGCACCACCGCAGCAGCACCTCGCCCAGGAACGCGCCGTGTTCCTCGTGGTAGTGATCTGCATCACTGTCCCACCAGTGGGTGTTGGCCTGCCGGCTCTCGGCTCTGGTCGTGGCCCCTCGGGCGGTGTGCGTTTGGTTCACGGCGTGACATTATGCCGGGGGACGGTTGGACCGTGTGGTATTGGGCGGGGTAGGCTGGACGACGCGTTGGTGGGTCGCGCGTCTCGGCAGGGAGCAGGCCCGCAACTGCTGGCAGAGGCCGGCGGAAGGGCCCATGAGCGCACCGAACACACGATCGACAACCCAAACCGGAGCACCTGCCCACATGACGAGCAGCATCGAGGTCTCCTCGAACACGGTCGCAATCAATGACATCGGCTCTGAGGAAGATTTCCTCGCCGCCATTGATCTGACCATCAAGTACTTCAACGACGGTGACATTGTCGAAGGCACCGTCGTCAAGGTCGACCGGGACGAGGTCCTGCTCGACATTGGCTACAAGACCGAGGGCGTCATCCCCTCGCGCGAGTTGTCGATCAAGCACGACGTTGACCCGGCCGATGTGGTCGCTGTGGGCGACCAGATCGAGGCCCTTGTTCTCCAGAAGGAGGACAAGGAGGGTCGGCTGATCCTGTCCAAGAAGCGTGCGCAGTACGAGCGCGCGTGGGGCACGATCGAGAAGATCAAGGAGGACGACGGCGTCGTCCGCGGCACCGTCATCGAGGTCGTCAAGGGTGGTCTCATCCTCGACATCGGCCTCCGGGGCTTCCTGCCGGCCTCCCTGGTCGAGATGCGGCGCGTCCGCGACCTCCAGCCCTACGTGGGCCGTGAGCTCGAGGCGAAGATCATCGAGCTGGACAAGAACCGCAACAACGTGGTCCTGTCCCGCCGGGCGTGGCTCGAGCAGACCCAGTCCGAGGTCCGCACCGAGTTCCTCAACAAGCTCGCCAAGGGCCAGGTCCGCAAGGGCGTCGTGTCCTCGATCGTCAACTTCGGCGCGTTCGTGGACCTCGGCGGCGTCGACGGCCTCGTGCACGTCTCGGAGCTGTCCTGGAAGCACATCGACCACCCGTCCGAGGTTGTCGAGGTCGGCCAGGAGGTCGAGGTCGAGGTTCTCGACGTCGATCTCGAGCGTGAGCGCGTCTCCCTGTCGCTGAAGGCGACGCAGGAGGACCCGTGGCGTCAGTTCGCCCGGACCCACCAGATCGGCCAGATCGTGCCCGGTAAGGTCACGAAGCTGGTTCCGTTCGGTGCGTTCGTGCGCGTCGACGACGGCATCGAGGGCCTGGTGCACATCTCCGAGCTGGCCGAGCGCCACGTGGAGATCCCGGAGCAGGTCGTTCAGGTCAACGGCGACGTTCTCGTCAAGGTCATCGACATCGACCTCGAGCGTCGGCGGATCTCGCTCTCGCTCAAGCAGGCGAACGAGGGCTTCGTCGAGGGCGACGAGCACTTCGACCCGACCCTCTACGGTATGGCTGCCACCTACGACGAGGCCGGCAACTACATCTACCCGGAGGGCTTCGACCCGGAGACGGGCGAGTGGCTCGAGGGCTTCGACGCGCAGCGCGAGGTGTGGGAGAAGCAGTACGCCGACGCCCGCGTCCGCTGGGAGGCGCACGCCAAGCAGGTCGAGGCGGCCCGTGTCGCTGACGCCGAGGCCGAGGCCAACCCGCAGCCCGTCACCGTCGGCGCTCCGGCCGGTGGCTCGGGTGCGACCAGCATGACCAGCAGCACCCCCTCGGCCACCAAGGCCCCGGAGGAGCCGGCTGGCACCCTCGCCACCGACGAGGCGCTCGCGGCTCTGCGCGAGAAGCTCGCGGGCGGCAAGGGCTAAGTCGCTCTGTAGTTCGTAGAAAGGGCCCCGGCGCGAAGCGCCGGGGCCCTTTCGTGTGCGCCGGGGAGCCCCGCTGTCGGGGACGTGACCGGTGCCGGGTCGGGTGCGTCCGGTCGGTGGGTCCGGCCGGGTGGGGTGCGTCCAGCGCGTGGGCCCGGCCGGACTCGCGCAACCCCGTCGGTGCGGGGATCTCCCGCCCGGCCCGCCTCGCCCACCGCCCGGTGCGGGACCTCCTGCCGGGCATGGCACGGCCGGGGCGGGTCGGTAGGGTCGGGGCATGTTGAGAGTGGGACTCACGGGCGGTATCGGGGCGGGGAAGAGCGCCGTCGCGCGGTACCTGGCCGGGCGGGGCGCCGTGATCGTGGACTCCGACGTGCTGGCCCGCGAGGTCGTCGCGCCCGGTACCGAGGGGCTGGCCGAGGTCGTCGACACCTTCGGGGACGGCGTCCTGCGGGACGGCGCGCTCGACCGGGCGGCGCTGGCCGCTGTCGTGTTCGCGGATCCGTCGGCCCGGGCGCGACTGGAACGGATCATCCACCCTCGCGTGCGGGCCCGGTCCGAGGAGCTCACGGCCGCTGCCGGGGACTCGATCGTGGTCAACGACATCCCGCTCCTGGTCGAGGTGGGCCTGGCGCCGACGTTCCCTCTGGTACTCGTCGTCGAGGCCGGTCACGACGTCCGGCTCGCACGACTGGTGGAGCGCGGGCTGCCCCCTGCCGAGGCCGAGTCCCGGATGGCGGCTCAGGCCAGTGACGGCCAGCGCCGGGCGGCGGCCGATGTCGTGGTGGACAACTCGGGCACCCTGGCCGAGTTGCACACCAGGTTGGCCACCGTGTGGGACCGGTTCGTCGGGTTCGACGAGAATCTGGCGGCGGGTCGCCGGGCTGCCCGCCCCGTGGAGCTGACCATCGCGGCCCCGGACGGGACGTGGCCGGAGCAGTACGCGCGGCTGGCGGCCCGGATCCGGCACGCCGCCGGGGACCTGGCGGTTACCCTCGACCACATCGGTTCTACCTCGGTGCCCGGCCTGCCCGCCAAGGACATCCTCGACATCCAACTGGGCGTCACCGACCTGGCCGCCGCCGACCGGCTGGCCCCCGTGCTGGCCGCCGTCGGCTTCCCCGCGAATCCGGGCGAGTGGTGGGACAACCCGAAACCCCCGGACACCACCATCTGGTACAAAAGGTTGCACGGCTCCGCCGACCCCGGCCGCCCGGTCAACCTGCATGTCCGCACGCTGGACTCGCCCGGCTGGCGCTGGGCGCTGATGTTCCGCGACTGGCTCCGGGCCAACCCGGCAGAGGTGGCGGGATACGCCCAGCTCAAGGCGCGGCTGGCGGCGGAGGGCCTCACGGTGAACGACTACGCGGACGCCAAGGAGCCCTGGTTCGACGAGGCTGGCGCCCTGGCGGAGAAGTGGGCGGCGACCACAGGCTGGGCCCCGACCGCCGCGACCGGCTAGCACCACATTCGTAACCAAAAAAGGGATTGTGATCTCAACGTCTTGGCCCGCTGAGGGCGGGGAGGCGAAGGCGGAGGTGCGCCTGAATACCGGTGTTGTATTCAGGCGTGCCGACAACGCACGCATCGTCGCCCTCAGCGGGCCCCACCCACCAAAAGAGGAGAGCTTTGCCGGGTGGGGCAAAGCTCTCCCTTTTGGCAGGCTCGACGACCCCGGGCGACACGAGGTCGACCGACGCCCGATGCGCTCACCGACGTGTGGGGTCGGGAGCTGCGACCGGTGCCCGGGGCTCTGACCGAGGTCATCCGCCGGGAAAGGCCGCCACCGCCTGCTGCACGATCGAGGCTAGCCCCGGGATCTTGGGGGCACAATGCTTTTGGGCCTTGTTGGCGCATCGTAAATCGGGGTTGTCGTACCTGGCGCGTACGGTGGGTTCTATGGCGCTGGACATCCCCCGGGCATCGGGCCGTTTCGAGGTTGTGAGTGAGTACAAGCCGGCTGGTGACCAGCCGACCGCGATCGCCGAGCTGGCCGCCAGGGTGCGGCGCGGCGAGGAGCATTCGGTGCTGTTGGGCGCCACGGGCACGGGCAAGAGCGCCACGACGGCGTGGTTGATCGAGGAGCTGCAGCGCCCAGCGCTGGTGCTCGCCCCGAACAAGACCCTGGCCGCGCAGCTGGCGACGGAGTTCCGCGAGCTGATGCCGCACAACGCTGTCGAGTATTTCGTCAGCTACTACGACTACTACCAGCCCGAGGCGTACATCGCCCAGTCGGACACGTACATCGAGAAGGACTCCTCGGTCAACGAGGAGGTCGAGCGGCTGCGGCACTCGACCACGAAGAGTCTGCTCAGCCGCCGGGACGTGATCGTGGTGGCCACCGTGAGCGCGATCTACGGCCTGGGCACGCCGGAGGAGTACCTGGAGCGGGCCGCCGTCGTGAAGATGGGCGAGGAGCTGGACCGGGACACGTTCCTGCGTCGGCTCGTCGACATCCAGTACACGCGGAACGACGTGGCGTTCGTCCGGGGCACCTTCCGGGTGCGCGGGGACACGATCGAGATCATTCCGGCGTACGAGGAGCTGGCGCTACGGATCGAGCTCTTCGGCGACGAGGTCGAGAAGCTGTCCTACCTGCACCCGCTGACCGGCGACGTGGTCCGCGAGGTCGACTCGATGGTGGTGTTCCCGGCGACCCACTACGCGGCCGGCCCGGAGCGGATGGAGCGCGCGATAGGCCAGATCGAGGTGGAGCTCGCCGAGCGCCTCGCCGAGCTGGACCGGCAGGGCAAGCTGCTGGAGGCCCAGCGGCTGCGGATGCGCACGACGTACGACCTGGAGATGATGCGC
Proteins encoded in this window:
- the rpsA gene encoding 30S ribosomal protein S1 encodes the protein MTSSIEVSSNTVAINDIGSEEDFLAAIDLTIKYFNDGDIVEGTVVKVDRDEVLLDIGYKTEGVIPSRELSIKHDVDPADVVAVGDQIEALVLQKEDKEGRLILSKKRAQYERAWGTIEKIKEDDGVVRGTVIEVVKGGLILDIGLRGFLPASLVEMRRVRDLQPYVGRELEAKIIELDKNRNNVVLSRRAWLEQTQSEVRTEFLNKLAKGQVRKGVVSSIVNFGAFVDLGGVDGLVHVSELSWKHIDHPSEVVEVGQEVEVEVLDVDLERERVSLSLKATQEDPWRQFARTHQIGQIVPGKVTKLVPFGAFVRVDDGIEGLVHISELAERHVEIPEQVVQVNGDVLVKVIDIDLERRRISLSLKQANEGFVEGDEHFDPTLYGMAATYDEAGNYIYPEGFDPETGEWLEGFDAQREVWEKQYADARVRWEAHAKQVEAARVADAEAEANPQPVTVGAPAGGSGATSMTSSTPSATKAPEEPAGTLATDEALAALREKLAGGKG
- the coaE gene encoding dephospho-CoA kinase; its protein translation is MLRVGLTGGIGAGKSAVARYLAGRGAVIVDSDVLAREVVAPGTEGLAEVVDTFGDGVLRDGALDRAALAAVVFADPSARARLERIIHPRVRARSEELTAAAGDSIVVNDIPLLVEVGLAPTFPLVLVVEAGHDVRLARLVERGLPPAEAESRMAAQASDGQRRAAADVVVDNSGTLAELHTRLATVWDRFVGFDENLAAGRRAARPVELTIAAPDGTWPEQYARLAARIRHAAGDLAVTLDHIGSTSVPGLPAKDILDIQLGVTDLAAADRLAPVLAAVGFPANPGEWWDNPKPPDTTIWYKRLHGSADPGRPVNLHVRTLDSPGWRWALMFRDWLRANPAEVAGYAQLKARLAAEGLTVNDYADAKEPWFDEAGALAEKWAATTGWAPTAATG